The proteins below come from a single Nostoc sp. KVJ3 genomic window:
- a CDS encoding fasciclin domain-containing protein — protein sequence MADLVETAIKAGNFNTLIKAAKAANLIDILKSPGSFTLFAPTDEAFANLPEGTLDSLLQDIPKLQKIVAYHVASGDVRYEDLLQINEAETVEGSIVAIESADGKIKVNNANVIKTDVIADNGVIHVIDAVLMPGIL from the coding sequence ATGGCTGACCTTGTGGAAACTGCTATTAAAGCGGGAAACTTCAACACTTTGATAAAGGCTGCTAAAGCTGCAAATCTTATAGACATTCTCAAAAGTCCTGGCTCTTTCACACTATTTGCACCAACTGACGAAGCCTTTGCCAATCTGCCAGAGGGAACTTTAGATTCGCTACTACAAGATATTCCCAAACTCCAGAAAATTGTGGCATATCACGTGGCTAGTGGAGATGTGCGGTATGAAGATTTGCTACAGATTAATGAAGCAGAGACGGTAGAGGGTTCAATTGTAGCCATTGAATCTGCCGATGGCAAAATTAAGGTGAATAACGCCAATGTCATCAAAACAGACGTTATAGCAGACAATGGCGTAATCCACGTTATTGATGCAGTGTTAATGCCTGGAATACTTTGA